The following coding sequences lie in one Oryctolagus cuniculus chromosome 7, mOryCun1.1, whole genome shotgun sequence genomic window:
- the TRIM62 gene encoding E3 ubiquitin-protein ligase TRIM62 has product MACSLKDELLCSICLSIYQDPVSLGCEHYFCRRCITEHWVRQEAQGARDCPECRRTFAEPALAPSLKLANIVERYSAFPLDAILNARRAARPCQAHDKVKLFCLTDRALLCFFCDEPALHEQHQVTGIDDAFEELQRELKEQLQALQDSEREHTEALQLLKRQLAETKSSTKSLRTTIGEAFERLHRLLRERQKAMLEELEADTARTLTDIEQKVQRYSQQLRKVQEGAQILQERLAETDRHTFLAGVASLSERLKGKTHETNLTYEDFPTSKYTGPLQYTIWKSLFQDIHPVPAALTLDPGTAHQRLILSDDCTIVAYGNLHPQPLQDSPKRFDVEVSVLGSEAFSSGVHYWEVVVAEKTQWVIGLAHEAASRKGSIQIQPSRGFYCIVMHDGNQYSACTEPWTRLNVRDKLDKVGVFLDYDQGLLIFYNADDMSWLYTFREKFPGKLCSYFSPGQSHANGKNVQPLRINTVRI; this is encoded by the exons ATGGCGTGCAGCCTCAAGGACGAGCTGCTGTGCTCCATCTGCCTGAGCATCTACCAGGACCCGGTGAGCCTGGGCTGCGAGCACTACTTCTGCCGCCGCTGCATCACCGAGCACTGGGTGCGGCAGGAGGCGCAGGGCGCCCGCGACTGCCCCGAGTGTCGGCGCACCTTCGCCGAGCCCGCACTGGCGCCCAGCCTCAAGCTGGCCAACATCGTGGAGCGCTACAGCGCCTTCCCGCTGGACGCCATCCTCAACGCGCGCCGCGCAGCGCGGCCTTGCCAGGCGCACGACAAGGTCAAGCTCTTCTGCCTCACGGACCGcgcgctgctctgcttcttctgCGACGAGCCCGCGCTGCACGAGCAGCACCAGGTCACCGGCATCGACGACGCCTTCGAGGAGCTGCAG AGGGAGCTGAAGGAGCAGCTTCAGGCCCTTCAGGACAGCGAGCGGGAGCACACAGAGGCCCTGCAGCTGCTTAAGCGACAGCTGGCGGAGACCAAG TCCTCCACCAAGAGCCTGCGCACCACCATCGGCGAGGCCTTCGAGCGGCTGCACCGGCTGCTGCGCGAGCGGCAGAAGGCCATGCTGGAGGAGCTGGAGGCCGACACGGCGCGCACGCTGACCGACATCGAGCAGAAAGTGCAGCGCTACAGCCAGCAGCTGCGCAAGGTGCAGGAAGGCGCCCAGATCCTGCAGGAGCGGCTGGCCGAGACCGACCGGCACACCTTCCTGGCCGGGGTGGCCTCGCTGTCCGAGCG gctcAAGGGGAAAACCCACGAGACCAACCTGACATACGAAGACTTCCCGACCTCCAAGTACACAGGCCCCCTGCAGTACACCATCTGGAAGTCCCTGTTCCAGGACATCCACCCAG TCCCAGCCGCCCTGACCTTGGACCCGGGCACTGCTCACCAGCGCCTCATCCTGTCCGACGACTGCACCATCGTGGCCTACGGCAACCTGCACCCCCAGCCGCTGCAGGACTCGCCCAAGCGCTTCGATGTGGAGGTGTCGGTGCTGGGCTCGGAGGCCTTCAGTAGCGGCGTCCActactgggaggtggtggtggccgAGAAAACGCAGTGGGTGATCGGCCTGGCCCACGAGGCCGCGAGCCGCAAAGGCAGCATCCAGATCCAGCCCAGCCGCGGCTTCTACTGCATCGTCATGCATGACGGCAACCAGTACAGCGCCTGCACGGAGCCCTGGACGCGGCTCAACGTCCGGGACAAGCTGGACAAGGTGGGCGTCTTCCTGGACTACGACCAGGGCCTGCTCATCTTCTACAATGCCGACGACATGTCCTGGCTCTACACCTTCCGCGAGAAGTTCCCGGGCAAGCTCTGCTCCTACTTCAGCCCCGGCCAGAGCCACGCCAATGGCAAGAACGTGCAGCCCTTGCGGATCAACACCGTGCGCATCTAG